Proteins from one Hoplias malabaricus isolate fHopMal1 chromosome 2, fHopMal1.hap1, whole genome shotgun sequence genomic window:
- the LOC136687079 gene encoding cyclic nucleotide-gated channel cone photoreceptor subunit alpha, whose protein sequence is MAKICTEKSYTTHRSAFTPDPGAEWTEQEERLSTFLRKLGGWGSQSKDSAISNSVAESSEDVAGQGGESKREGHNQLHRRNYNRNCGHWPLATQNVNNCNNTDNKKDNKEVQKDDKKEDKKDVKKDDKKDDKDAKKDDKKDDKKKEEPVKEYWIIDPATDLYYHWLTMVAVPTFYNLMMLITRACFNELQDNYTNVWVCLDYTSDVIYYIDTFVRSRTGFLEQGLLVKDRKKLMENYKKTQQFKYDLIAMIPTDILMLYVGFNNPELRFNRLFKLSRLFEFFDRTETRTNFPNIFRIGNLVLYILIIIHWNACIFFAISKALGFGSDTWVYPNISDPQYGRLTRKYIYSLYWSTLTLTTIGETPPPVRDIEYLFVVIDFLIGVLIFATIVGNVGAMISNMNASRAEFQAQIDSIKQYMQFRKVTKDLEARVVKWFDYLWTEEKTCDEKEVLKYLPDKLKAEIAINVHLETLRKVRIFQDCEAGLLIELVLKLQPQVFSPGDYICKKGDIGREMYIIKEGKLAVVADDGVTQFVVLSDGAYFGEISILGIKGSKAGNRRTANIRSVGYSDLFALSKDDLMEALTEYPEAKQALEEKGRAILMKDGLIDETAATAADSKDLEDKVIMLETNLEVMQAKVKRITSDWAASQSRIKQRINNMEARVKTLRVEDLSEVVEDKKDK, encoded by the exons ATGGCCAAAATCTGCACAGAAAAATCATACACCACCCACAGATCTGCCTTTACTCCAGATCCAGGCGCTGAATGGACAGAACAAGAAGAAAG GTTATCCACATTTCTACGGAAACTTGGAGGTTGGGGATCACAAAGCAAAGACTCTGCAATCAGCAATTCAGTTGCAGAGAGCTCTGAAGATGTGGCAGGGCAGGGTGGGGAAAGCAAAAGGGAAGGACACAATCAGCTTCACAGGAGGAA CTACAACAGGAATTGTGGTCACTGGCCTCTTGCTACACAAAATGTGAACAACTGCAATAACACAGATAA TAAAAAGGATAACAAAGAGGTACAAAAAGATGACAAGAAAGAAGACAAAAAAGATGTGAAAAAGGATGACAAGAAAGATGATAAAGATGCAAAAAAAGATGACAAAAAGGAtgacaaaaagaaagaagaaccAGT AAAAGAATATTGGATAATAGACCCTGCTACAGACCTATATTACCACTGGCTTACTATGGTAGCTGTACCTACCTTTTACAATCTGATGATGCTTATCACCAG GGCATGCTTCAATGAGCTGCAGGATAATTACACCAATGTGTGGGTTTGCCTGGATTATACATCAGACGTTATCTACTACATTGACACCTTTGTGAGGTCAAGGACAG GTTTCCTGGAGCAGGGCTTGTTGGTGAAAGATCGTAAGAAGTTAATGGAGAACTACAAAAAAACTCAGCAATTCAAATACGACCTGATAGCCATGATACCAACAGATATATTAATGCTATATGTGGGCTTTAACAATCCTGAACTCAGATTTAATCgtcttttcaaactgtctcGACTCTTCGAGTTCTTTGACCGAACTGAAACGAGGACAAATTTTCCAAACATCTTTCGCATTGGAAACCTTGTACTTTACATCTTAATTATCATTCACTGGAATGCCTGCATCTTTTTCGCTATCTCCAAAGCACTTGGCTTTGGATCAGACACCTGGGTCTACCCCAACATCAGTGATCCTCAATATGGCCGTCTTACAAGAAAGTACATCTACTCTTTATACTGGTCTACCCTCACCCTAACAACCATTGGAGAGACTCCACCCCCTGTAAGAGATATTGAGTACTTGTTTGTTGTCATTGACTTTCTCATTGGTGTGCTTATATTTGCCACTATTGTTGGTAATGTTGGTGCCATGATCTCCAACATGAATGCTTCACGTGCTGAATTCCAGGCCCAGATTGATTCCATTAAGCAGTACATGCAATTCCGTAAGGTCACGAAAGATCTAGAGGCCCGAGTTGTGAAGTGGTTTGATTATCTTTGGACAGAGGAGAAGACCTGTGATGAGAAAGAAGTGCTTAAATACCTTCCAGACAAGTTAAAGGCAGAGATTGCAATCAATGTGCATTTGGAAACTCTAAGGAAGGTGCGCATTTTTCAGGACTGTGAGGCAGGGCTACTTATTGAGCTGGTGCTCAAACTTCAACCACAAGTCTTCAGCCCTGGAGACTATATTTGCAAAAAAGGTGACATTGGCCGTGAAATGTATATTATAAAAGAAGGGAAGCTGGCCGTTGTTGCAGATGATGGTGTCACCCAGTTTGTGGTACTCAGTGATGGTGCCTACTTTGGTGAGATCAGTATCTTGGGCATCAAAGGTAGTAAGGCTGGAAATCGACGGACTGCCAACATCCGTAGTGTGGGCTATTCAGACCTCTTTGCCCTATCCAAAGATGACCTTATGGAGGCCCTGACTGAATATCCAGAGGCAAAGCAGGCACTGGAGGAGAAAGGCAGGGCCATCTTGATGAAGGATGGTTTAATTGATGAGACAGCAGCCACAGCAGCCGACTCTAAAGACCTAGAGGACAAGGTGATTATGCTGGAGACAAATCTTGAGGTGATGCAGGCCAAAGTTAAACGCATAACATCAGACTGGGCAGCCAGTCAAAGCAGGATCAAGCAGAGGATCAACAACATGGAAGCCAGAGTGAAAACACTCAGGGTAGAGGACCTGTCTGAGGTAGTGGAAgataaaaaagacaaatag